In Candidatus Epulonipiscium sp., a single window of DNA contains:
- a CDS encoding DUF1292 domain-containing protein, giving the protein MKETNNTIFLMDEETGEEVEFEIIDAVEEEGERFILVVPIEQDVEEEVAFILKDISKDEKEAVYKLIEEDDEFAKAAAYFMEDNKDYDIEF; this is encoded by the coding sequence ATGAAGGAAACTAATAACACTATCTTTTTAATGGATGAAGAAACTGGGGAGGAAGTGGAATTTGAAATAATTGATGCGGTGGAGGAAGAAGGAGAAAGATTTATACTTGTTGTTCCTATAGAACAGGATGTGGAAGAAGAAGTGGCATTTATATTAAAAGATATAAGTAAAGATGAAAAGGAAGCAGTGTATAAATTAATAGAAGAAGATGATGAATTTGCTAAAGCCGCAGCTTATTTTATGGAAGATAATAAGGATTATGATATAGAATTCTAA
- a CDS encoding transcriptional repressor, producing the protein MDIKGMDFKELLKAKGCKLTTQRRAVLDILNEHSGEHLSTEEIYGYVREKCPEIGLATVYRTVQLFEQIKIIDRLNFDDGCSRYELSSREEEHHHHHLICESCGKVIEVEEDLLEGLESEIENKYKFKITNHKVKFYGLCSKCL; encoded by the coding sequence ATGGATATAAAGGGAATGGATTTTAAGGAATTATTAAAAGCAAAAGGATGCAAGCTCACAACCCAAAGAAGAGCCGTATTGGACATTTTAAATGAGCATAGTGGAGAGCATTTAAGTACCGAAGAAATATATGGTTATGTAAGGGAAAAATGTCCCGAAATTGGATTGGCAACAGTTTATCGAACAGTCCAATTGTTTGAACAAATAAAAATTATCGATAGACTTAATTTTGACGATGGTTGTAGTAGATATGAACTGAGTTCGCGGGAAGAGGAACACCACCATCACCATTTGATTTGCGAATCCTGTGGTAAGGTTATTGAAGTTGAAGAAGATTTGCTTGAAGGATTAGAAAGCGAAATAGAAAACAAATACAAATTCAAAATCACCAACCACAAAGTTAAATTCTATGGTTTATGTTCAAAATGTTTATAA
- the ruvX gene encoding Holliday junction resolvase RuvX has protein sequence MRVMGMDYGEKTIGIAISDPFGWTAQGVEIIRRKEENNLKSSVERIRDLIKEYNVEKIILGFPKNMNNTLGPRAEKTLEFMKKLEKEFSLPIVLWDERLSTKAAENILLEADLSRNKRKKVIDKMAAVYILQGFLDSIN, from the coding sequence TGGGAATGGATTATGGGGAAAAAACTATAGGAATTGCAATCAGCGATCCTTTTGGTTGGACCGCTCAAGGAGTCGAAATCATAAGGAGAAAAGAAGAAAATAACTTAAAAAGCAGTGTCGAACGCATCAGGGATTTAATTAAAGAATATAATGTGGAAAAAATTATATTAGGTTTCCCAAAAAATATGAACAATACATTAGGACCTAGGGCAGAAAAAACCCTAGAATTTATGAAAAAGCTAGAAAAGGAATTTTCGCTGCCGATTGTATTATGGGATGAAAGACTTAGTACAAAGGCAGCGGAAAATATCCTTTTAGAAGCCGATTTGAGTAGAAATAAAAGAAAAAAGGTTATTGATAAGATGGCAGCAGTATACATATTACAGGGATTCTTAGACAGCATAAATTAA